The proteins below come from a single Candidozyma auris chromosome 3, complete sequence genomic window:
- the PMT4 gene encoding dolichyl-phosphate-mannose-protein mannosyltransferase — MSQTLKKRGKKAGSSSTSSTDVHPDPIVDTKKTTSFFTQKEPESAYWIALAAVTAVAAFVRFRLLGTPAKVVFDEVHFGKFASYYLERTYFFDLHPPFAKLLIAFAGWLVGYDGSFKFENIGDNYIENNVPYIAYRTLSAIQGTLIVPVMFMTMKTLGFTVAACVLSSSLVLFDNAQVIDSRLILLDATLILSVALTMFTYCKFSTYRRQPFSKWWWIWLLATGVSLSCVISTKYVGVFTYFTIGIAVIHELWILLDIKKGLSIEEFAQHFLARFFSLIVMPFVIYLFWFYLHFAILTKSGPGDAFMSSEFQETLEESPMAKYSKSVHYHDVLTIQHKETEAFLHSHDLVYPLRYENGRISSNLQQVTCVYDQEGQEIKDVNSQWEIVPTKEVGPNSKVYTNDVVRFRHIGTGGFLLTHDVASPLLSTNEEFVVVHGDVADTRYNETLFRLRFAEAGGKNKNKRVAIKTKATPMRVLHVDTVVAMWTHDDELLPDWALEHQEVSGNKKVQDGDNVWTFDSIVNMKREDPRNHYVPKEVKTLPFLKKWWELQGLMFLHNNKLSAEHPFASQPDAWPLALSGVSFWNDNDERKQIFFIGNVIGFWIEVGFLAVYVGFVLADLVTQRRAVEIITPQARSRLYNTLGFFFIGWAAHYFPFYLMGRQKFLHHYLPAHLIAALFTGAIVEFLCTNKTAKNKKGLAPAAIDKVRLISATVVVIASTAWFLWYMKAITYGNMALPAEEIKKRQWLDINLHYAK, encoded by the coding sequence ATGTCTCAaactttgaaaaagagggGAAAGAAGGCTGGTTCGTCCAGCACTTCGCTGACAGATGTACACCCAGATCCCATTGTGGATACCAAAAAAACCACTCTGTTTTTCACTCAGAAGGAACCCGAACTGGCATACTGGATAGCATTGGCTGCGGTCACGGCAGTAGCAGCATTCGTCAGATTCAGACTACTTGGAACTCCGGCCAAggttgtttttgatgaggTCCACTTTGGTAAATTTGCGTCATACTACTTGGAAAGAACTTACTTTTTCGATTTGCACCCACCATTTGCTAAACTTCTCATAGCTTTTGCCGGTTGGCTAGTTGGATATGACGGCTCTTTCAAGTTCGAGAACATCGGTGACAACTACATTGAGAACAATGTTCCATACATTGCGTACAGAACGCTTCTGGCAATCCAGGGCACCTTGATTGTGCCCGTGATGTTCATGACCATGAAGACCCTTGGTTTCACTGTTGCCGCATGTGTTTTGTCGTCCTCGCTCGTGTTGTTCGACAATGCTCAGGTCATTGACTCCAGATTAATTCTTTTGGACGCTACATTGATCTTGAGTGTGGCCCTCACCATGTTCACCTACTGTAAGTTCTCCACTTATCGCCGTCAGCCATTCTCCAAATGGTGGTGGATTTGGTTGCTTGCTACAGGTGTGTCATTATCTTGTGTGATATCCACCAAGTATGTTGGTGTGTTTACTTACTTTACCATTGGCATTGCCGTGATTCATGAGTTATGGATATTGCttgacatcaagaagggcTTATCCATTGAGGAATTTGCGCAGCACTTTCTCGCCAGATTCTTCTCCCTCATTGTCATGCCATTCGTGATTTACTTATTCTGGTTCTACTTGCACTTTGCTATCTTGACCAAGTCAGGCCCAGGAGACGCTTTCATGTCTTCCGAGTTTCAGGAGACTTTGGAGGAGTCACCAATGGCCAAATACTCCAAATCTGTCCATTATCACGATGTTCTCACCATCCAGCACAAGGAAACGGAGGCATTCTTGCACTCCCATGATCTTGTTTACCCATTGAGATATGAAAATGGTAGAATATCTTCAAACTTGCAACAGGTAACTTGTGTTTACGACCAAGAAGGTCAGGAGATTAAGGATGTCAACTCTCAGTGGGAGATTGTTCCTACTAAGGAGGTTGGTCCTAATCTGAAAGTGTACACGAATGATGTTGTCAGATTCAGACACATCGGCACCGGTGGCTTCTTGTTGACTCACGATGTTGCATCCCCATTGCTCTCCACCAATGAGGAGTTTGTTGTTGTCCACGGTGATGTTGCCGACACGAGATACAACGAGACTTTGTTCCGTTTGCGTTTTGCAGAGGCAGGTggcaagaacaagaacaagagagTCGCTATAAAGACCAAGGCAACTCCTATGAGAGTGCTCCATGTTGACACGGTTGTAGCCATGTGGACTCATGACGATGAATTGTTGCCAGATTGGGCCCTCgaacatcaagaagttaGTGGTAACAAGAAGGTCCAAGATGGTGACAACGTGTGGACTTTTGACAGCATTGTCAACATGAAGCGTGAGGATCCCAGGAACCACTACGTTCCAAAGGAGGTGAAGACGCTTccatttttgaagaaatggtGGGAACTCCAGGGTTTGATGTTCTTGCACAACAACAAGTTATCTGCTGAACATCCGTTCGCTTCGCAGCCAGACGCTTGGCCACTTGCCTTGTCTGGTgtctctttttggaatGACAACGATGAGAGAAAGCAGATCTTCTTTATTGGTAACGTGATTGGCTTCTGGATCGAGGTTGGTTTCTTGGCTGTCTACGTTGGTTTTGTCCTTGCAGACCTCGTCACCCAGAGAAGAGCAGTTGAGATCATCACACCACAGGCCAGATCAAGACTCTATAATACATtaggcttcttcttcattggctgGGCTGCACACTACTTCCCATTCTACTTGATGGGCAGAcaaaaatttcttcaccactACTTGCCTGCGCACCTCATTGCCGCTTTGTTCACCGGTGCCATCGTTGAGTTCTTGTGTACTAACAAGACcgccaaaaacaagaaaggTTTGGCTCCAGCCGCAATCGACAAGGTTAGACTTATTAGTGCTACCGTTGTGGTGATTGCAAGTACCGCATGGTTCCTCTGGTACATGAAAGCTATTACCTACGGAAACATGGCGCTTCCAGCCgaggaaatcaagaagagacagTGGCTAGACATCAATCTTCACTACGCCAAGTAA
- a CDS encoding exopolyphosphatase yields MSVKAFLEKARPLAAGSQILKFVTGNQSADMDSVVSAIIYAFFYNKHFPDKVPYLPLINIPQDELRLRRDIELLLNSHGISAKHLVFIDDLKRLLEGTSKVLDLVLVDHCNLQGQELIALNKANRLKVTGIIDHHADEGAFLDANPRIIQSNGSCSALVYNYWTNEQGESAPTEVAKLLLGPLLIDTSNMTQKVEEGDIKAFSSYKKVLEGEVQALGVENDLINGLYKQLKSAKKDLNGYSFYDILRKDYKQFAFTSPTGTVNVGFSSLGKSIKWITNNFTAAEIASTLDTMCHNFGLDIIVITTSYTKKENDEYTREFCFSTTGTRFAPLASFADALVLNDDIYGGASVKEKVLLVNKHRPFEVYNQVNIKASRKQVVPVVKDIIEGGKLN; encoded by the coding sequence ATGTCAGTCAAAGCATTCCTAGAGAAGGCCAGGCCTTTGGCTGCCGGCTCACAGATCCTCAAATTTGTGACTGGTAACCAGCTGGCAGATATGGATTCCGTTGTTAGTGCCATTATCTACGCTTTTTTCTACAATAAGCATTTCCCTGATAAGGTGCCTTACTTGCCGTTGATAAACATCCCACAGGATGAATTGAGACTCAGAAGAGACATCGAGTTGCTTTTGAATTCTCATGGAATCAGTGCCAAACATTTAGTTTTCATAGACGACCTCAAGCGGCTTCTAGAAGGGACATCGAAAGTACTAGACCTTGTTTTGGTCGACCACTGCAATTTGCAGGGACAAGAGTTGATTGCGTTAAATAAAGCGAATCGTCTCAAAGTGACAGGAATCATTGATCATCATGCTGATGAAGGGGCTTTTCTTGACGCTAACCCCAGAATCATTCAATCAAACGGCTCCTGCTCAGCGTTGGTGTACAACTATTGGACAAATGAACAAGGTGAACTGGCGCCGACTGAGGTTGCAAAGCTCCTTTTGGGCCCTCTTTTGATTGACACGAGCAATATGACTCAGAAAGTGGAAGAGGGAGACATCAAGGCTTTCAGTAGCTACAAGAAGGTGCTTGAGGGCGAAGTACAGGCATTGGGTGTGGAGAATGATCTCATTAATGGCCTCTACAAGCAACTCAAAAGCGCCAAGAAGGACTTGAATGGGTATTCATTCTATGACATTTTGAGAAAAGACTATAAACAGTTTGCCTTTACCAGCCCTACTGGAACAGTGAATGTAGGGTTCAGCTCTTTGGGCAAGTCGATCAAGTGgatcaccaacaacttcaccGCTGCAGAGATTGCATCCACATTGGACACCATGTGTCACAACTTTGGTCTTGACATCATTGTCATTACCACATCCTacaccaagaaggagaatgaCGAATACACCAGGGAGTTCTGCTTCAGTACCACAGGTACTAGGTTTGCGCCGTTAGCAAGCTTTGCTGATGCGTTGGTCTTGAATGACGATATCTACGGTGGCGCTTCCGTAAAGGAGAaggtgttgttggtgaacaAACACCGTCCGTTTGAAGTGTACAACCAAGTCAACATCAAGGCATCTCGAAAGCAAGTGGTGCCTGTTGTAAAGGACATAATCGAGGGAGGAAAATTGAACTAG
- a CDS encoding putative polyadenylation protein, whose protein sequence is MYLCELLPRLGTISIRIALQESDSEPQISNIAFSHNSLQVITSRNKYVVQLPVEKAEKLQGAKITQLSADGKTLSLRLTLSDSEKLDSPFTSLAQSKAQRWSVSDLLKTPKDNSNVNVFKFICANCGTQILDSMDTKFADMPSEYWHELMDFWHCHKPHQEHHHNHQKNYESIVPKPGNVYIGAHYLFVKRKSSSCYGCKRVLGEAASNDTAKLYKWNLKLQYNNEVESYPPYAYAYYAILDKINSGALRKLQVKNSKGTLSLWILSVGLSVSYDNHILDRALKIFI, encoded by the exons ATGTACCTCTGTGAGCTCCTACCGCGTTTGGGAACGATATCTATCAGAATAGCTCTACAAGAGTCTGACCTGGAGCCTCAGATATCTAACATTGCCTTCTCACACAACTCTCTTCAGGTAATCACCCTGAGAAACAAGTATGTGGTCCAGCTACCGGTAGAGAAGGCAGAGAAGCTACAAGGAGCCAAGATCACTCAGCTCCTGGCAGATGGAAAAACTTTGTCTCTACGACTAACATTGAGCGATTCAGAGAAACTTGACTCTCCATTTACGTCGTTGGCTCAGTCAAAGGCTCAGAGATGGTCGGTAAGCGATCTTCTTAAAACACCCAAGGACAATAGCAATGTCAACGTATTTAAGTTCATTTGTGCAAATTGTGGTACTCAGATTCTTGACTCAATGGACACAAAGTTTGCCGACATGCCGTCAGAGTATTGGCACGAGCTCATGGACTTCTGGCACTGCCATAAACCTCATCAGGAACATCACCACAATCACCAGAAGAACTACGAGTCAATCGTGCCCAAGCCTGGAAATGTGTATATTGGAGCACACTACTTGTTtgtgaaaagaaagagcagTTCATGCtacggttgcaaaagagtgCTAGGGGAAGCAGCCTCGAATGATACTGCTAAGCTCTACAAGTGGAACCTCAAGCTTCAGTATAACAATGAGGTAGAGTCGTATCCTCCCTACGCATATGCTTATTATGCCATATTGGATAAGATCAATTCGGGTGCCCTTCGAAAGCTTCAGgtgaagaattcaaaagGGACCCTTAGTCTATGGATTCTAAGCGTTGGTCTTTCCGTTAGTTACGATAACCACATTCTTGACAGAGCCCTTAAGATCTT TATATGA
- the CSM3 gene encoding Csm3p: MAEKDDLGLDKPLKLGKVSKIPKITDELIFDPVRGIPQISKNYRKLSRMIKKDDKRLHEKLRNEKSKSAARRMKVDAEVENLGSIVQFYQFWCHGFFPRANFNDCIRMLRTYKSAKLKEYRRGLIEHEIHKLKVAKGIITEGDEQEDGGIQADDDDDLYTGPDVTDNGVPSSSSKQPAETSDLEEDDGDWDFMNVNSKSSNGLFIGDDDDDLAIERPKNPFQDEEIPPEHDIEDDHEAELEAMRSMGM, translated from the coding sequence ATGGCAGAAAAAGACGACTTGGGGCTCGATAAACCTCTAAAATTGGGCAAGGTTCTGAAGATCCCCAAAATCACAGATGAGTTGATCTTCGATCCTGTAAGAGGAATTCCTCAAATCTCGAAAAACTATAGGAAGCTCTCCAGgatgatcaagaaggacgaTAAAAGGCTACACGAGAAGCTCAGGAACGAGAAATCCAAGCTGGCAGCAAGGCGGATGAAAGTTGATGCGgaagttgaaaatttgGGCAGCATCGTCCAATTCTACCAGTTCTGGTGCCACGGATTCTTTCCTAGAGCCAACTTCAATGATTGCATTCGGATGCTTCGGACATATAAATCTGCTAAACTAAAAGAGTACAGAAGAGGACTCATAGAGCATGAAATACATAAACTCAAGGTTGCCAAGGGAATCATCACGGAAGGCGACGAGCAAGAAGATGGTGGAATACAAGctgacgatgacgatgatttGTATACTGGCCCCGATGTGACAGACAACGGAGTCCCTAGcagctcttcaaagcagccaGCTGAGACACTGGACCTAGAAGAGGATGATGGCGACTGGGACTTCATGAATGTGAACCTGAAGAGCTCCAACGGTCTCTTTATAGGagacgacgatgacgactTAGCGATTGAAAGACCGAAGAATCCCTTCCAGGACGAGGAAATTCCTCCGGAGCATGATATCGAAGATGATCATGAGGCAGAACTAGAAGCCATGAGATCCATGGGAATGTAA
- the RPN10 gene encoding proteasome regulatory particle base subunit RPN10, which translates to MVLEATMIAIDNSEYMRNGDYLTTRYDAQLTATEFIFQNKLNSNPENTVGLLSYGGSGPQVLSTLTTDFGKILSGAHGTKIDGDNHFSSGIQVAALALKHRQNKVQSQRIIVFVGSPLKETEKELEKLAKKMKKNNVAIDVINFGEEAINTAKLEKFHAAVNNHDNSHLVTVPAGSRLLYEVIASSPILVEDGFDMDGAAGGEFFGGMDPNMDPDLALALRLSLEEEKSRQEREAAEKNKQAGNLDKIDEDAEGENKDDKKGEEKK; encoded by the coding sequence ATGGTTCTTGAAGCTACTATGATTGCAATCGACAACTCCGAGTACATGCGTAACGGAGACTATCTCACCACTCGTTACGACGCTCAGCTTACCGCCACAGAGTTCATCTTCCAGAACAAGCTCAATTCGAACCCAGAGAATACCGTGGGTTTACTCTCGTACGGTGGATCGGGGCCTCAGGTGCTCTCTACGCTAACAACAGATTTCGGCAAGATCTTGTCGGGAGCACATGGAACAAAGATTGATGGAGACAACCACTTCTCCAGTGGAATCCAGGTGGCCGCGTTAGCATTGAAGCATAGACAGAATAAAGTACAGAGCCAAAGGATCATTGTGTTCGTTGGCAGTCCGCTCAAGGAAACAGAGAAGGaattggagaaattggccaagaagatgaagaagaataaCGTTGCCATCGACGTGATCAACTTTGGTGAGGAGGCAATCAACACCGCCAAGCTAGAGAAGTTCCATGCGGCCGTGAACAACCACGACAATTCCCACTTGGTCACTGTGCCTGCGGGCTCGCGTCTATTGTACGAAGTGATTGCTTCATCTCCTATCTTAGTGGAAGACGGTTTCGACATGGATGGCGCCGCTGGAGGCGAGTTCTTTGGAGGCATGGATCCTAATATGGACCCAGACTTGGCATTGGCATTGCGTCTctctttggaagaggagaaaTCAAGACAGGAACgtgaagcagcagaaaaAAACAAGCAGGCGGGTAACTTGGATAAAATAGACGAGGATGCCGAAGGCGAAAACAAGGATGACAAAAAGGgggaggagaagaagtaa
- the ECM17 gene encoding sulfite reductase (NADPH) subunit beta: MSTQIEALASVIKAASSVTFSTSAAKAVPSPYAAFLEVHQLLAGNEPFFQVSSYLQQLVEQENEKEKSGEENDQSSEQQLATTITTDSKTLFQNLPFLSSGVFKTRAAVAHVEVTDADFSIAAALTDLPYPVFISHGAAHSYSVSQAAYAAAFADNMLVFHLYLSTESAVESIKGGVEIATNLSSAAEAAAFYDISAFSALNKDSKAKDAIVLLGSPSEQFVKSATKERALLYQVNVYQPFDLKALLSQIPAGVETLTLVEQTTTLSSFSALLLNFFKNYSTLQTLKNFTKVVGAKLGHYSDKNAASVVSALLQNTRSDAPKQNSLFGDVVVSKGDSVIEKQHHEGVKKVYALEQAYFKVLFQVNDKSHVWNDFSAPTVGGSSNPEYGFGAFLHFEQQQSALVNTISNAISKNSFSSLDNEKLIELLTQWLVSVRTNKPYQDSEEVVRLLQTDSSSSAQQILALKEYLEIRPNWLVGSDAWAYDLGSSGVHSVISSGKNVNMLVIDSEPYSKKKLDLVRKKDIGLYAMNYGNCYVASIAIYSSYTQVLQAFIEAEKFDGPSVILAYLPYESENADILSILKETKLAVDSGYWPLYRYDPYSEDEEQKFKLDSSSLRNQLRDFLDRENRLTLLAKKNPELSRNLTATANTEAQKQQTRVEDESYKQLLQGLSGPPLTLAFASDGGNAEAVAKKINRQALARGLKSTVLSMDDVSVEDLPLETNIIFVTSTAGQGEFPNNGKAFWDGLKSAQDLDLTSIKFSVFGLGDSKYWPRKEDKHYYNKPGQDLYAKLKLYGAVELAELGLGDDQDPDGFNTGYEEWLPKIWKALGVDGVEGVEEPKPLTNEDMKIGSDYLRGTIAEGLRDQSTGAICAVDQQLTKFHGIYMQDDRDIRDERKSQGLEPAYSFMVRLRLPGGAASPSQYLKLDELADERGNGTLKITTRATFQLHGVVKHDLKPAIRGMNSALLDTLAACGDVNRNVMVSALPGNAKVHRQVAQAGSEISEHLLPSTTAYHEIWLEGPDDSDKPGYKEAWENKKGGPKLKKTMVAGNALVDHEPLYGPTYLPRKFKIVITEPPYNDVDVYAHDIGLIAIVENDEVIGFNLLAGGGMGSTHNNVKTYPRTGSMLGFVPRDKINQACEKVMLVQRDFGDRTNRKHARLKYTIDDMGVEEFKAKVEEYWGDKFEEPKPFEIKSNIDYFGWVKDEEGYNHFTAFVENGRIEDTPELPQKTGLRKIAQWLLENNKPGEFRLTGNQHIVLSRIADEDLPTIKELLAKYSLDNTDFSGLRLSSSSCVALPTCGLAMAESERYLPELIGKLETALEEYGLRHDSVVMRMTGCPNGCARPWLAEVALVGKAMGAYNLMLGGGHHGQRLNKIYRYSIKEDEIMDILLPLFKKWSLERLEGEPFGDYCIRTGVIAETTEGKYFHENIPEEA, translated from the coding sequence ATGAGCACGCAGATTGAAGCCTTAGCCTCTGTCATCAAGGCCGCTTCCCTGGTGACCTTCCTGacactggctgcaaaagcgGTGCCTTCACCTTATGCTGCGTTTTTAGAAGTCCACCAGCTCCTTGCTGGGAACGAACCATTTTTCCAGGTTTCTTCATATTTGCAGCAgcttgttgagcaagagaacgaaaaggaaaaaagtGGTGAGGAAAATGACCAAAGTTCAGAGCAACAGCTTGCGACCACTATAACCACCGACTCCAAAACGCTTTTTCAGAACCTACCTTTTTTGTCCCTGGGCGTCTTCAAGACTCGTGCTGCTGTTGCCCATGTTGAGGTTACCGATGCTGACTTTTctattgctgctgctttgacAGACTTGCCTTACCCAGTCTTCATTTCTCATGGCGCTGCTCACTCGTATAGCGTCTCGCAGGCGGCCTACGCTGCTGCATTTGCTGATAACATGTTGGTATTCCATTTATACTTAAGTACAGAGTCTGCTGTGGAAAGCATAAAAGGTGGCGTTGAGATTGCCACTAACTTGTCTTCTGCCGCCgaggctgctgctttctATGACATATCTGCGTTTTCCGCCTTGAACAAAGActccaaagccaaagatgcCATTGTTCTTTTGGGCTCTCCTTCAGAACAATTTGTCAAATCTGCTACAAAAGAGCGGGCACTTTTATACCAGGTAAATGTTTACCAGCCGTTTGACTTGAAGGCTCTTCTCTCGCAGATCCCTGCTGGTGTGGAGACCCTTACCTTGGTTGAGCAGACTACCACATTGTCGTCTTTTTCTGCCTTGCTAttaaacttcttcaagaactaTTCTACTTTGCAAAcgttgaagaacttcaccaaagtggTTGGTGCTAAGCTCGGTCACTACTCTGACAAGAATGCTGCTCTGGTGGTGAGTGCCCTCTTACAGAACACTAGATCAGATGCACCAAAGCAGAACCTGTTATTTGGCGATGTTGTGGTCTCTAAAGGGGATAGTGTCATTGAAAAACAGCATCATGAAGGCGTCAAGAAAGTGTATGCTTTAGAGCAAGCTTATTTCAAAGTCTTGTTTCAAGTGAACGACAAGTCTCACGTTTGGAACGACTTCTCTGCTCCTACCGTTGGCGGCTCTTCCAACCCAGAATACGGGTTTGGTGCTTTCTTGCATTTTGAACAGCAACAGTCTGCATTGGTGAACACTATCTCTAACGCCATTCTGAAGAattcattttcttcattggaCAACGAGAAGCTTATAGAACTTTTAACCCAATGGTTGGTCAGCGTGAGAACTAACAAACCGTACCAAGACTCAGAGGAAGTTGTCAGACTCTTGCAGACCGactcttcctcctctgcCCAGCAGATACTTGCCCTCAAAGAGTACCTCGAGATCAGACCAAACTGGTTGGTTGGTTCTGACGCCTGGGCTTACGATTTGGGCTCTTCTGGTGTCCACAGCGTGATCTCTTCGGGAAAGAATGTCAACATGTTGGTCATTGACTCTGAGCCAtactccaagaagaagttggatCTTGTCCGTAAGAAGGACATTGGTTTGTATGCCATGAATTACGGCAATTGTTACGTTGCCTCCATTGCTATTTATTCTTCGTACACCCAAGTTTTGCAGGCTTTCATCGAAGCTGAAAAGTTTGACGGTCCATCTGTCATTTTGGCTTACTTGCCTTACGAATCCGAGAATGCTGACATATTGAgcatcttgaaggagaccAAGCTTGCTGTTGATAGTGGCTACTGGCCATTGTACAGATACGATCCTTACAGTGAGGACGAGGAACAGAAGTTCAAGCTTGattcctcttctttgagaaatcAATTAAGGGACTTCTTGGACAGAGAGAACAGATTGACTCTTTTGGCTAAGAAGAACCCAGAGCTTCTGAGAAACTTGACTGCCACTGCCAACACCGAAGCTCAGAAACAGCAGACACGTGTAGAAGACGAATCCTACAAGCAGTTGTTGCAAGGCCTTTCCGGTCCTCCATTGACTTTAGCGTTTGCGTCCGATGGTGGTAATGCTGAGGCTgtggccaagaagatcaacagACAGGCTTTGGCTAGAGGTTTGAAATCTACTGTCTTGTCTATGGATGACGTTTCTGTCGAGGACTTGCCTCTTGAGACCAATATCATCTTTGTTACGTCCACTGCCGGTCAGGGTGAGTTCCCCAACAATGGTAAGGCTTTTTGGGATGGTTTGAAGCTGGCTCAAGACTTGGACTTGACATCAATCAAGTTTTCCGTGTTCGGGTTGGGTGACTCCAAGTACTGGCCAAGAAAGGAGGACAAACACTACTACAACAAGCCTGGCCAAGACTTGTatgccaagttgaagctcTACGGGGCTGTTGAGCTTGCTGAGTTGGGTCTCGGTGACGACCAGGATCCAGATGGATTCAACACTGGATACGAAGAGTGGTTGCCAAAGATTTGGAAAGCTTTGGGTGTTGATGGCGTTGAAGGTGTGGAGGAGCCAAAGCCGTTGACCAATGAAGATATGAAGATTGGTTCGGATTACTTGAGAGGTACCATTGCTGAGGGTCTTCGTGACCAGAGCACTGGTGCTATCTGTGCTGTTGACCAGCAGTTGACTAAGTTCCACGGTATTTACATGCAAGATGACCGTGATATCAGAGACGAAAGAAAGCTGCAAGGATTAGAGCCAGCCTACTCTTTCATGGTTCGTCTTAGATTGCCAGGAGGCGCTGCTTCCCCCAGCCAATACTTGAAGTTGGATGAGCTTGCTGACGAGAGAGGTAACGGCACCTTGAAAATCACCACCAGAGCCACCTTCCAGTTGCATGGTGTTGTCAAGCATGACTTGAAGCCAGCCATTAGAGGCATGAACTCTGCTCTTTTAGATACTTTGGCTGCTTGCGGTGATGTGAACAGAAATGTTATGGTCTCTGCTCTTCCAGGCAACGCCAAGGTCCACAGACAAGTTGCCCAAGCCGGTTCTGAAATCTCTGAGCATTTGTTGCCATCCACAACAGCCTACCACGAGATCTGGTTGGAGGGCCCAGATGATTCTGACAAACCCGGCTACAAAGAAGCTTGGGAGAATAAGAAGGGCGGGCCtaagttgaagaagaccatGGTTGCTGGTAACGCTTTAGTTGATCATGAGCCACTTTACGGTCCTACCTACTTGCCCAGAAAATTTAAGATTGTCATTACTGAGCCACCTTACAACGACGTTGATGTCTATGCTCATGACATCGGTTTGATTGCCATTGTTGAGAACGACGAGGTCATCGGTTTCAACCTTCTTGCTGGTGGTGGTATGGGCTCCACGCACAACAATGTCAAAACATACCCAAGAACCGGCTCCATGTTGGGATTTGTTCCCAGAGACAAGATAAACCAGGCATGCGAGAAGGTCATGTTGGTCCAGAGAGACTTTGGTGACAGAACGAACAGAAAGCATGCCAGATTGAAGTACACCATTGATGACATGGGTGTGGAGGAATTTAAGGCCAAGGTTGAAGAATACTGGGGTGACAAATTCGAAGAGCCCAAGCCATTTGAGATCAAGAGTAACATTGACTACTTCGGTTGGGtcaaggatgaagagggATACAACCATTTCACTGCTTTTGTGGAAAATGGTAGAATTGAAGATACTCCTGAGTTGCCACAGAAGACTGGTTTGAGAAAGATTGCCCAATGGTTGCTTGAAAACAACAAGCCGGGTGAATTCAGATTGACCGGTAACCAGCACAttgttctttcaagaattgCTGATGAGGACTTGCCCACAATCAAGGAGTTGCTCGCCAAGTACAGCTTGGACAACACCGACTTCTCCGGCTTGAGATTGTCCTCATCCTCATGTGTGGCTTTGCCAACATGTGGTTTGGCCATGGCGGAGTCCGAGCGCTACTTGCCTGAGCTCATTGGCAAGTTGGAGACTGCTCTTGAGGAGTACGGCTTGAGACACGACTCCGTAGTTATGAGAATGACTGGATGTCCAAACGGTTGTGCCAGACCTTGGTTGGCCGAAGTTGCTTTAGTTGGTAAAGCCATGGGTGCCTACAACTTGATGTTGGGTGGAGGCCACCATGGCCAGAGATTAAACAAGATCTACAGGTACTCGATCAAGGAGGATGAAATCATGGACATCTTGTTGCCattgttcaagaaatggTCGTTGGAGAGACTCGAAGGCGAACCATTTGGTGACTACTGTATTAGAACCGGGGTTATCGCAGAGACCACAGAGGGCAAGTACTTTCACGAGAACATCCCTGAAGAAGCATAG